The window CATCCGCCGGCTCGCCGGCATGCCTGGGTTCGACCGCTTCGCCGCCCTCGGCAACGCCGGAGCCGACGCCCAATCCGCGACCGCGATCGACTTCGACGCGGACGGCCGGGTCGACCTCTGCCTCGTCAGCGCGAACAAGGTCTCCCTCCTCCTCAACGGCGGCGACGGGTTCAGTGAAGTCATGCTCCCCGGCTTGACCGGCGGCGCCCGCTCGGCGGTCTGGGCGGACTACACGGGCGACGGCCTGCCCGACCTGCTCCTCGCCACCCCGACCGGCCCCCGGCTCTACACCAACCTCGGCAAGGGCCAGTTCCGCGACGATACCAAGCTCCTACCAGTGGAAGCGGCGTACAACCTGACGGCCGCCGCCTGGGGCGACTTCGACGGCGACGGCAAGCCGGACATCGTCCTGGCCAACGGCTTCCACGGCCTCCGCATGTACCGCAACATTCGCCCGGACGACGCCACCAAGAAGATCAGCCCGCCGAAACTGGGCGGCTGGCTGGCGGTCGGCCCGTTCCGGCACAAGGACGGCCCGCAAAAGAACTTTGAGACCGAGTTCGGCCCGGAAAAAGACCTCGATCCGGCCCGCAAACACAAGGGCAAGCGCGACGTGGAAGTCGCGTGGACGAAGCAAGAATACCCGGACGGGCAGGCCAACGATCTGGCGCCGTTCGGGGCTAACTGCGCCACCTACCTCCAGCGCGAGATCGAAGTCGCGGCCGAGACGGAACTGCCCATCTCCCTTGGAAGCGATGACAACCTGACCGTCTGGCTGAACGGCCAGAAGATCCACAGCGACCCGACCAAGCACGCCTGCGCCCCGGACCAGGTGGTCCTTCCGCTCAAGCTCAAGCCGGGCAAGAACACGCTGCTCCTCAAGGTGTGCAACACCGACGGCGCGTACGCGTTCTACTTCAAGGTCGGCGCGGCCGGTGCGGGGAGCAAGCCGTGGTTCGAGGACGCCTCGGTCGCGTGGGGGCTCGGGGAAAACGGCCTCGCCGGCGCGCTCAAAGGCGACTCGCTGTCCGTGGCCGACTTCGACGGCGACGGCAAGCCGGACGTGCTGTACGGCGCCGGCACCGGTGTCGTCCTGCGGAACACAGGCAAGAAATTCGAGATCAAGACGGACGCCGGCATCAGCTACAAGCCGGGCAAGGTCGGCCCCGCCCTCTGCGACTTCGACGGCGACGGGCACGTCGACCTGTTCATCCCGCAATCCGGCGGTGCGTCCAAGCTCTACCGGAACGACGGCACCGGCAAGTTCGTGGACGTGACGGCCAAGGCCGGCGACCTCGCGAAGCTCGCGGGTCAAGCGGTCGGCGCCGCGTGGGGCGACTTCGACAACGACGGCAAGCCGGACCTCCTGGTCTGCGTCCTCCGCGGCCCGAACCGGTACTTCAAGAACAACGGCGACGGCACGTTCACCGACAAGTCGGCCGACGTGGGCATCTCGCAGAGGGTGTTCAACACCCAGGCCGCGACGTGGGCGGACCTGAACAACGACGGCCGGCTCGACCTGATTATGGCGAACGAGGGCCAGGACAGCGCGGCCCTGTTCGGCACCCCGGCGGACGCGAGTAAGTGGGCCCAGGTGGTCGTGAGCCTGCCGGCCGGCTCGGGGCTGGTC is drawn from Fimbriiglobus ruber and contains these coding sequences:
- a CDS encoding FG-GAP repeat domain-containing protein translates to MRLRFLLGVLCLAVVAVPAPAYVEAPMSLGSVIQQSVVICSMVVTKVDKQNNLIIFQKVADIKGKHPQDVIKHNIGRGGLRAGEWEEIMRWAEVGKPAIFFHNGSASETYIGQTWYQAYPNGEWWGMSHGEPFLMRSYSGKVDKLPGFVAEIVAGKEVIVPCMVDGDKETLHKKTAKVQRVKASLKIQDYNPKRDFVGWGGEDIRRLAGMPGFDRFAALGNAGADAQSATAIDFDADGRVDLCLVSANKVSLLLNGGDGFSEVMLPGLTGGARSAVWADYTGDGLPDLLLATPTGPRLYTNLGKGQFRDDTKLLPVEAAYNLTAAAWGDFDGDGKPDIVLANGFHGLRMYRNIRPDDATKKISPPKLGGWLAVGPFRHKDGPQKNFETEFGPEKDLDPARKHKGKRDVEVAWTKQEYPDGQANDLAPFGANCATYLQREIEVAAETELPISLGSDDNLTVWLNGQKIHSDPTKHACAPDQVVLPLKLKPGKNTLLLKVCNTDGAYAFYFKVGAAGAGSKPWFEDASVAWGLGENGLAGALKGDSLSVADFDGDGKPDVLYGAGTGVVLRNTGKKFEIKTDAGISYKPGKVGPALCDFDGDGHVDLFIPQSGGASKLYRNDGTGKFVDVTAKAGDLAKLAGQAVGAAWGDFDNDGKPDLLVCVLRGPNRYFKNNGDGTFTDKSADVGISQRVFNTQAATWADLNNDGRLDLIMANEGQDSAALFGTPADASKWAQVVVSLPAGSGLVGGKVTVTGADGKRVASAEVYGGDGRGSQGGLAPRFVLPPAATSSPSAGPTGRPRRRSSPSAPTRCG